A region of Neovison vison isolate M4711 chromosome 7, ASM_NN_V1, whole genome shotgun sequence DNA encodes the following proteins:
- the LIPE gene encoding hormone-sensitive lipase isoform X2: MSASRLTHSMDLRTMTQSLVTLVEDNMAYFSSQGPGETARRLSGVFAGIREQALGLEPALGRLLSVAHLFDLDAETPANGYRSLVHTARCCLAHLLHKSRYVASNRRSIFFRTSHNLAELEAYLVALTQLRALAYYAQRLLATNRPGGLFFEGDEGLIAEFLSEYVTLHKGCFYGRCLGFQFTPAIRPFLQTISIGLVSFGEHYKRNETGLGVTASSLFTSGRFAIDPELRGAEFERIIQNLDVHFWKAFWNITEIEVLSSLANMTSATVRVSRLLSLPPEAFEMPLTADPKFTVTISPPLAHSGPGPVLVRLISYDLREGQDSEELSNLVKSEGPRSLELRPRPQQAPRAQSLVVHIHGGGFVAQTSKSHEPYLKSWAQELGVPILSIDYSLAPEAPFPRALEECFYAYCWAVKHCALLGSTGERICLAGDSAGGNLCFTVSLRAAAYGVRVPDGIMAAYPATMLQSTASPSRLLSLMDPLLPLSVLTKCVSAYAGGETEDPSDSDQKALGMMGLVRRDTALLFRDLRVGASSWLHSFLDLSGNKTHRNSVPTAEPMRRSVSEAALVQPEGPLGTDSLKSLTLHDLSLKCSSDTSDTPELSLSVETLGPPTPSDINFFVGDDAPEAKAPDELSTKDRGCSASAAFPEGFHPRRSSHSTTRMPLCSSPIVKNPFMSPLLASDRMLQSLPPVHIVACALDPMLDDSVMFARRLRGLGKPVTLRVVEDLPHGFLSLAALCKETRQAAAQCVECIRLILAPPAAPLV; encoded by the exons CCTCGCGGCTCACACACAGCATGGACCTGCGCACGATGACCCAGTCGCTGGTGACTCTGGTGGAGGACAACATGGCCTATTTCTCGAGCCAGGGCCCCGGGGAAACGGCACGGCGGCTGTCGGGAGTCTTCGCGGGGATTCGGGAGCAGGCGCTGGGGCTGGAGCCGGCCCTGGGCCGCCTGCTGAGCGTGGCACACCTCTTTGACCTGGACGCCGAGACGCCGGCCAATGGGTACCGCAGCCTCGTGCACACGGCCCGCTGCTGCCTGGCGCACCTACTGCATAAGTCCCGCTACGTGGCCTCCAACCGCCGCAGCATCTTCTTCCGCACCAGCCACAACCTGGCAGAGCTCGAGGCCTACCTGGTCGCCCTCACCCAGCTCCGGGCCCTAGCCTACTATGCCCAGCGCCTGCTGGCCACTAACCGGCCAGGGGGGCTCTTCTTTGAGGGTGACGAGGGGCTCATTGCTGAGTTCCTGAGCGAGTATGTCACTCTGCATAAGGGCTGCTTCTATGGCCGCTGTCTGGGCTTCCAG TTCACGCCTGCCATCCGGCCATTTCTGCAGACCATCTCCATCGGGCTGGTGTCCTTCGGGGAGCACTATAAGCGCAATGAAACAGGCCTTG GTGTGACTGCCAGCTCCCTCTTCACCAGCGGCCGCTTTGCCATCGACCCAGAGCTGCGTGGGGCTGAGTTTGAGCGGATCATACAGAACCTAGATGTGCACTTCTGGAAAGCCTTCTGGAATATCACTGAGATTGAGGTGCTATCg TCTCTAGCGAACATGACATCAGCTACCGTGAGGGTAAGCCGCCTCCTCAGTCTGCCACCAGAGGCCTTTGAAATGCCGCTGACTGCTGACCCCAAGTTCACGGTCACTATCTCGCCCCCCCTGGCCCACTCGGGCCCCGGGCCGGTCCTCGTCAGGCTCATCTCTTATGACCTGCGTGAAGGACAG GACAGTGAGGAGCTCAGCAACCTGGTGAAGTCCGAGGGGCCCCGGAGCCTGGAGCTgcggccccgcccccagcaggcACCCCGCGCACAGTCCCTGGTTGTGCACATCCATGGCGGTGGCTTCGTGGCCCAGACCTCCAAATCCCATGAGCCCTACCTCAAGAGTTGGGCCCAGGAGCTGGGCGTTCCCATCCTCTCCATCGACTACTCCCTGGCCCCCGAGGCTCCCTTCCCCCGGGCGCTGGAGGAGTGCTTCTACGCTTACTGCTGGGCTGTCAAACACTGTGCCCTCCTCG GCTCAACGGGGGAACGGATATGCCTCGCAGGGGACAGCGCAGGTGGAAACCTCTGCTTCACTGTGTCCCTCCGGGCAGCAGCCTATGGGGTACGGGTGCCAGATGGCATCATGGCAGCTTACCCGGCCACGATGCTACAATCAACCGCCTCTCCCTCCCGCCTTCTGAGTCTCATGGACCCCCTGCTGCCCCTCAGTGTGCTCACCAAGTGTGTCAGCGCCTACGCTG GTGGAGAGACAGAGGACCCCTCCGACTCGGACCAGAAGGCCCTGGGCATGATGGGGCTGGTGCGACGGGACACAGCCCTGCTCTTCCGGGACCTTCGCGTGGGCGCCTCCTCATGGCTCCACTCTTTCCTGGACTTGAGTGGGAACAAGACCCACAGGAACTCAGTACCCACAGCAG AACCCATGCGGCGCAGCGTGTCTGAGGCAGCCCTGGTCCAGCCCGAGGGCCCGCTGGGCACGGACTCCCTCAAGAGCCTGACACTacacgacctgagcctaaagtGCAGCTCGGACACGTCAGACACCCCAGAGCTGTCACTATCCGTGGAGACACTTGGCCCCCCCACGCCCTCGGACATCAACTTCTTTGTGGGCGACGACGCGCCAGAAGCTAAGGCGCCGGATGAGCTGAGCACCAAGGACAGAGGCTGTAGCGCGAGCGCCGCCTTCCCGGAGGGTTTCCACCCCAGGCGCTCCAGCCATAGCACCACCCGGATGCCCCTCTGCTCATCGCCCATCGTCAAGAACCCCTTCATGTCGCCGCTGCTGGCTTCTGACAGAATGCTACAGAGCCTGCCACCCGTGCACATTGTG GCGTGCGCGCTGGACCCCATGCTGGACGACTCGGTCATGTTCGCGCGGAGGCTGCGCGGCCTGGGCAAGCCCGTGACGCTGCGCGTGGTGGAGGACCTGCCGCACGGCTTCCTGAGCCTGGCGGCGCTGTGCAAAGAAACGCGGCAGGCGGCCGCGCAGTGCGTGGAGTGCATCCGCCTCATCCTCGCCCCGCCCGCCGCACCGCTGGTCTGA
- the LIPE gene encoding hormone-sensitive lipase isoform X1 has protein sequence MESDWGSGAARADGALASKRAKEGSKSRSRRRWRKSKTKASRLTHSMDLRTMTQSLVTLVEDNMAYFSSQGPGETARRLSGVFAGIREQALGLEPALGRLLSVAHLFDLDAETPANGYRSLVHTARCCLAHLLHKSRYVASNRRSIFFRTSHNLAELEAYLVALTQLRALAYYAQRLLATNRPGGLFFEGDEGLIAEFLSEYVTLHKGCFYGRCLGFQFTPAIRPFLQTISIGLVSFGEHYKRNETGLGVTASSLFTSGRFAIDPELRGAEFERIIQNLDVHFWKAFWNITEIEVLSSLANMTSATVRVSRLLSLPPEAFEMPLTADPKFTVTISPPLAHSGPGPVLVRLISYDLREGQDSEELSNLVKSEGPRSLELRPRPQQAPRAQSLVVHIHGGGFVAQTSKSHEPYLKSWAQELGVPILSIDYSLAPEAPFPRALEECFYAYCWAVKHCALLGSTGERICLAGDSAGGNLCFTVSLRAAAYGVRVPDGIMAAYPATMLQSTASPSRLLSLMDPLLPLSVLTKCVSAYAGGETEDPSDSDQKALGMMGLVRRDTALLFRDLRVGASSWLHSFLDLSGNKTHRNSVPTAEPMRRSVSEAALVQPEGPLGTDSLKSLTLHDLSLKCSSDTSDTPELSLSVETLGPPTPSDINFFVGDDAPEAKAPDELSTKDRGCSASAAFPEGFHPRRSSHSTTRMPLCSSPIVKNPFMSPLLASDRMLQSLPPVHIVACALDPMLDDSVMFARRLRGLGKPVTLRVVEDLPHGFLSLAALCKETRQAAAQCVECIRLILAPPAAPLV, from the exons CCTCGCGGCTCACACACAGCATGGACCTGCGCACGATGACCCAGTCGCTGGTGACTCTGGTGGAGGACAACATGGCCTATTTCTCGAGCCAGGGCCCCGGGGAAACGGCACGGCGGCTGTCGGGAGTCTTCGCGGGGATTCGGGAGCAGGCGCTGGGGCTGGAGCCGGCCCTGGGCCGCCTGCTGAGCGTGGCACACCTCTTTGACCTGGACGCCGAGACGCCGGCCAATGGGTACCGCAGCCTCGTGCACACGGCCCGCTGCTGCCTGGCGCACCTACTGCATAAGTCCCGCTACGTGGCCTCCAACCGCCGCAGCATCTTCTTCCGCACCAGCCACAACCTGGCAGAGCTCGAGGCCTACCTGGTCGCCCTCACCCAGCTCCGGGCCCTAGCCTACTATGCCCAGCGCCTGCTGGCCACTAACCGGCCAGGGGGGCTCTTCTTTGAGGGTGACGAGGGGCTCATTGCTGAGTTCCTGAGCGAGTATGTCACTCTGCATAAGGGCTGCTTCTATGGCCGCTGTCTGGGCTTCCAG TTCACGCCTGCCATCCGGCCATTTCTGCAGACCATCTCCATCGGGCTGGTGTCCTTCGGGGAGCACTATAAGCGCAATGAAACAGGCCTTG GTGTGACTGCCAGCTCCCTCTTCACCAGCGGCCGCTTTGCCATCGACCCAGAGCTGCGTGGGGCTGAGTTTGAGCGGATCATACAGAACCTAGATGTGCACTTCTGGAAAGCCTTCTGGAATATCACTGAGATTGAGGTGCTATCg TCTCTAGCGAACATGACATCAGCTACCGTGAGGGTAAGCCGCCTCCTCAGTCTGCCACCAGAGGCCTTTGAAATGCCGCTGACTGCTGACCCCAAGTTCACGGTCACTATCTCGCCCCCCCTGGCCCACTCGGGCCCCGGGCCGGTCCTCGTCAGGCTCATCTCTTATGACCTGCGTGAAGGACAG GACAGTGAGGAGCTCAGCAACCTGGTGAAGTCCGAGGGGCCCCGGAGCCTGGAGCTgcggccccgcccccagcaggcACCCCGCGCACAGTCCCTGGTTGTGCACATCCATGGCGGTGGCTTCGTGGCCCAGACCTCCAAATCCCATGAGCCCTACCTCAAGAGTTGGGCCCAGGAGCTGGGCGTTCCCATCCTCTCCATCGACTACTCCCTGGCCCCCGAGGCTCCCTTCCCCCGGGCGCTGGAGGAGTGCTTCTACGCTTACTGCTGGGCTGTCAAACACTGTGCCCTCCTCG GCTCAACGGGGGAACGGATATGCCTCGCAGGGGACAGCGCAGGTGGAAACCTCTGCTTCACTGTGTCCCTCCGGGCAGCAGCCTATGGGGTACGGGTGCCAGATGGCATCATGGCAGCTTACCCGGCCACGATGCTACAATCAACCGCCTCTCCCTCCCGCCTTCTGAGTCTCATGGACCCCCTGCTGCCCCTCAGTGTGCTCACCAAGTGTGTCAGCGCCTACGCTG GTGGAGAGACAGAGGACCCCTCCGACTCGGACCAGAAGGCCCTGGGCATGATGGGGCTGGTGCGACGGGACACAGCCCTGCTCTTCCGGGACCTTCGCGTGGGCGCCTCCTCATGGCTCCACTCTTTCCTGGACTTGAGTGGGAACAAGACCCACAGGAACTCAGTACCCACAGCAG AACCCATGCGGCGCAGCGTGTCTGAGGCAGCCCTGGTCCAGCCCGAGGGCCCGCTGGGCACGGACTCCCTCAAGAGCCTGACACTacacgacctgagcctaaagtGCAGCTCGGACACGTCAGACACCCCAGAGCTGTCACTATCCGTGGAGACACTTGGCCCCCCCACGCCCTCGGACATCAACTTCTTTGTGGGCGACGACGCGCCAGAAGCTAAGGCGCCGGATGAGCTGAGCACCAAGGACAGAGGCTGTAGCGCGAGCGCCGCCTTCCCGGAGGGTTTCCACCCCAGGCGCTCCAGCCATAGCACCACCCGGATGCCCCTCTGCTCATCGCCCATCGTCAAGAACCCCTTCATGTCGCCGCTGCTGGCTTCTGACAGAATGCTACAGAGCCTGCCACCCGTGCACATTGTG GCGTGCGCGCTGGACCCCATGCTGGACGACTCGGTCATGTTCGCGCGGAGGCTGCGCGGCCTGGGCAAGCCCGTGACGCTGCGCGTGGTGGAGGACCTGCCGCACGGCTTCCTGAGCCTGGCGGCGCTGTGCAAAGAAACGCGGCAGGCGGCCGCGCAGTGCGTGGAGTGCATCCGCCTCATCCTCGCCCCGCCCGCCGCACCGCTGGTCTGA
- the LIPE gene encoding hormone-sensitive lipase isoform X3 has product MDLRTMTQSLVTLVEDNMAYFSSQGPGETARRLSGVFAGIREQALGLEPALGRLLSVAHLFDLDAETPANGYRSLVHTARCCLAHLLHKSRYVASNRRSIFFRTSHNLAELEAYLVALTQLRALAYYAQRLLATNRPGGLFFEGDEGLIAEFLSEYVTLHKGCFYGRCLGFQFTPAIRPFLQTISIGLVSFGEHYKRNETGLGVTASSLFTSGRFAIDPELRGAEFERIIQNLDVHFWKAFWNITEIEVLSSLANMTSATVRVSRLLSLPPEAFEMPLTADPKFTVTISPPLAHSGPGPVLVRLISYDLREGQDSEELSNLVKSEGPRSLELRPRPQQAPRAQSLVVHIHGGGFVAQTSKSHEPYLKSWAQELGVPILSIDYSLAPEAPFPRALEECFYAYCWAVKHCALLGSTGERICLAGDSAGGNLCFTVSLRAAAYGVRVPDGIMAAYPATMLQSTASPSRLLSLMDPLLPLSVLTKCVSAYAGGETEDPSDSDQKALGMMGLVRRDTALLFRDLRVGASSWLHSFLDLSGNKTHRNSVPTAEPMRRSVSEAALVQPEGPLGTDSLKSLTLHDLSLKCSSDTSDTPELSLSVETLGPPTPSDINFFVGDDAPEAKAPDELSTKDRGCSASAAFPEGFHPRRSSHSTTRMPLCSSPIVKNPFMSPLLASDRMLQSLPPVHIVACALDPMLDDSVMFARRLRGLGKPVTLRVVEDLPHGFLSLAALCKETRQAAAQCVECIRLILAPPAAPLV; this is encoded by the exons ATGGACCTGCGCACGATGACCCAGTCGCTGGTGACTCTGGTGGAGGACAACATGGCCTATTTCTCGAGCCAGGGCCCCGGGGAAACGGCACGGCGGCTGTCGGGAGTCTTCGCGGGGATTCGGGAGCAGGCGCTGGGGCTGGAGCCGGCCCTGGGCCGCCTGCTGAGCGTGGCACACCTCTTTGACCTGGACGCCGAGACGCCGGCCAATGGGTACCGCAGCCTCGTGCACACGGCCCGCTGCTGCCTGGCGCACCTACTGCATAAGTCCCGCTACGTGGCCTCCAACCGCCGCAGCATCTTCTTCCGCACCAGCCACAACCTGGCAGAGCTCGAGGCCTACCTGGTCGCCCTCACCCAGCTCCGGGCCCTAGCCTACTATGCCCAGCGCCTGCTGGCCACTAACCGGCCAGGGGGGCTCTTCTTTGAGGGTGACGAGGGGCTCATTGCTGAGTTCCTGAGCGAGTATGTCACTCTGCATAAGGGCTGCTTCTATGGCCGCTGTCTGGGCTTCCAG TTCACGCCTGCCATCCGGCCATTTCTGCAGACCATCTCCATCGGGCTGGTGTCCTTCGGGGAGCACTATAAGCGCAATGAAACAGGCCTTG GTGTGACTGCCAGCTCCCTCTTCACCAGCGGCCGCTTTGCCATCGACCCAGAGCTGCGTGGGGCTGAGTTTGAGCGGATCATACAGAACCTAGATGTGCACTTCTGGAAAGCCTTCTGGAATATCACTGAGATTGAGGTGCTATCg TCTCTAGCGAACATGACATCAGCTACCGTGAGGGTAAGCCGCCTCCTCAGTCTGCCACCAGAGGCCTTTGAAATGCCGCTGACTGCTGACCCCAAGTTCACGGTCACTATCTCGCCCCCCCTGGCCCACTCGGGCCCCGGGCCGGTCCTCGTCAGGCTCATCTCTTATGACCTGCGTGAAGGACAG GACAGTGAGGAGCTCAGCAACCTGGTGAAGTCCGAGGGGCCCCGGAGCCTGGAGCTgcggccccgcccccagcaggcACCCCGCGCACAGTCCCTGGTTGTGCACATCCATGGCGGTGGCTTCGTGGCCCAGACCTCCAAATCCCATGAGCCCTACCTCAAGAGTTGGGCCCAGGAGCTGGGCGTTCCCATCCTCTCCATCGACTACTCCCTGGCCCCCGAGGCTCCCTTCCCCCGGGCGCTGGAGGAGTGCTTCTACGCTTACTGCTGGGCTGTCAAACACTGTGCCCTCCTCG GCTCAACGGGGGAACGGATATGCCTCGCAGGGGACAGCGCAGGTGGAAACCTCTGCTTCACTGTGTCCCTCCGGGCAGCAGCCTATGGGGTACGGGTGCCAGATGGCATCATGGCAGCTTACCCGGCCACGATGCTACAATCAACCGCCTCTCCCTCCCGCCTTCTGAGTCTCATGGACCCCCTGCTGCCCCTCAGTGTGCTCACCAAGTGTGTCAGCGCCTACGCTG GTGGAGAGACAGAGGACCCCTCCGACTCGGACCAGAAGGCCCTGGGCATGATGGGGCTGGTGCGACGGGACACAGCCCTGCTCTTCCGGGACCTTCGCGTGGGCGCCTCCTCATGGCTCCACTCTTTCCTGGACTTGAGTGGGAACAAGACCCACAGGAACTCAGTACCCACAGCAG AACCCATGCGGCGCAGCGTGTCTGAGGCAGCCCTGGTCCAGCCCGAGGGCCCGCTGGGCACGGACTCCCTCAAGAGCCTGACACTacacgacctgagcctaaagtGCAGCTCGGACACGTCAGACACCCCAGAGCTGTCACTATCCGTGGAGACACTTGGCCCCCCCACGCCCTCGGACATCAACTTCTTTGTGGGCGACGACGCGCCAGAAGCTAAGGCGCCGGATGAGCTGAGCACCAAGGACAGAGGCTGTAGCGCGAGCGCCGCCTTCCCGGAGGGTTTCCACCCCAGGCGCTCCAGCCATAGCACCACCCGGATGCCCCTCTGCTCATCGCCCATCGTCAAGAACCCCTTCATGTCGCCGCTGCTGGCTTCTGACAGAATGCTACAGAGCCTGCCACCCGTGCACATTGTG GCGTGCGCGCTGGACCCCATGCTGGACGACTCGGTCATGTTCGCGCGGAGGCTGCGCGGCCTGGGCAAGCCCGTGACGCTGCGCGTGGTGGAGGACCTGCCGCACGGCTTCCTGAGCCTGGCGGCGCTGTGCAAAGAAACGCGGCAGGCGGCCGCGCAGTGCGTGGAGTGCATCCGCCTCATCCTCGCCCCGCCCGCCGCACCGCTGGTCTGA